Within the Flavobacterium sp. 9R genome, the region TATTTAACACAACTATTTGGAAAAATTTAGCAAATGCTACCACGCATCATTTATGGCAATTTTCTAAATTCGCTCGAGATGCCATCCGAAAGCAAATCAAACAAGAAAATAAAAGGAAGGCTTTACAAGAAGTGGCTTTGAATTTGCCACCAAAAGAACGAGAAATTATCAATAGATTGTTGAACGAGTAATAAGCCAATATGAGGGCATTAGTGATTTCTGGCGGTGGAAGTAAAGGGGCATTCGCAGGAGGAGTTGCCGAGTTTTTATTGAATATTAAAAAGCAGCACTACGATATGTACATTGGTACTTCAACAGGTAGTTTGCTGATTTCTCATTTGGCTGTTGGAAAAGTTGACAAAATCAAAGAGATTTACACTAATGTTGGAATGAGCGATATTTTTAATATCAATCCTTTTAAAATCAAAAAAGAAAGAGGTTTTACCTCCGTTTCAATCAATCACTTTAATGTTTTGCTTCAATTTCTTAAAAGAAGACGAACATTTGGAGAAAGTAAAAACCTCTTGCATTTCATTCAAAACAATTTAACTCGCGAAGAGTTTCAAACGCTTAAAGATAGCGAACCCGATGTGGTTATTACTGTGACGAATATTTCAACTAACGCCTCAGAATACAAATCCATTCACGAATGTACTTATGAAGAATACTGCGAATGGATTTGGATTTCTTGTAATTATATTCCCTTTATGAGTTTGGTGAAGAAAAACGGTTGTGAATATGGTGACGGTGGTTTTTCTAACTTGGTTCCTATTAATGAAGCTATTGCAAGAGGAGCTACAGAAATTGATGTCATCATCTTGGAATCTGAACATCAATGCAATCGAATTGGGATTGGAAGAAACCCTTTTTCACTTTTAATAGATATTTTTAGAGTGACTCTTGACCAAATAGAACGCTATGATATTACTTTGGGTAAAATGATGGCTTCCATCAAAAATGTACAACTCAACTTGTATTATACCCCCATACAACTTACCGACAATGCCTTAGTATTTGATAGCACTGAAATGCATAAATGGTGGAAAATAGGTTTTGATTATGCCCAAAGTAAAAATGAAAACTACAGCGAAATCATTTTACCATAAATCACTTACTTCTTGTTTGATAAACGCCAAAGCCGCGTTACTAGGCGATTGTTTTTCTAACAAATCATTCAAAATCAACTCACGCATTTGATTGGCGTTTTCTATAGATTCTTTTTTGGCAGCCATTCGAATCATTTGAATAGTTGCGTTTTTGGCAGTTAAAATAATACTCCAACATTCATCCGACATATACACTTGTTGCGTCAAATTATGTTCGAATTCTTGTTCGATGTGAGCGATAATCAATTGCTCATAATCATTTTTTTCAGTCGAAATAGGAGCAATGCGAATCAATAACTGATTCAAACTAATGCGTTCCAAGAACAAAGTCATACGCTCATACGCCTGTAAGCGTAGAGGCAAAGCCGTTTTTTGAGCTTCTCTATGCAATAAAAAACGACGACGTCCCGCCTCGTCTTTGGTATGTAAATTAAAAAATTGATAGGCCACCACTCCAGTAATTAGTGAGGGTAAAGTGTAACTAGCTAGTTCAATAATTCTTGTTGCGTCCATAAGTATAATTGGGTTTGGGGCACAAAAATAAACTTTTTTGAATTAGAATTGTTTAGTTGCTTAGTTGAATTATTGGTTAATTGGTTGACTAGGTAATCGGTTAAACTTTGTACTAAATTCAGCCACGGATTTTACGGATGCTACGGATTTTTACAGTTGTAAATTTGGTTAAACTTTGCGCTCCTTGCGGTTAATTTTTTTTACAACTAAGAACACAAAGAAAACACCAAGAAACGCAAAGTTTTGTAATTCTCTTAGCGACC harbors:
- a CDS encoding patatin family protein, with the protein product MRALVISGGGSKGAFAGGVAEFLLNIKKQHYDMYIGTSTGSLLISHLAVGKVDKIKEIYTNVGMSDIFNINPFKIKKERGFTSVSINHFNVLLQFLKRRRTFGESKNLLHFIQNNLTREEFQTLKDSEPDVVITVTNISTNASEYKSIHECTYEEYCEWIWISCNYIPFMSLVKKNGCEYGDGGFSNLVPINEAIARGATEIDVIILESEHQCNRIGIGRNPFSLLIDIFRVTLDQIERYDITLGKMMASIKNVQLNLYYTPIQLTDNALVFDSTEMHKWWKIGFDYAQSKNENYSEIILP